Proteins from a genomic interval of Candidatus Nitrosocosmicus arcticus:
- a CDS encoding phosphate signaling complex PhoU family protein, translated as MVRLLDLGLTKVSSILFDMASLAEGTVSKAITSYKDDDNSTKKQIFESSAKLRFLQDEVSELCIELIARFQPVATDLRSIKSCMELSYVFSRFGRYAYDIITVLEILGPLELCDKSSVMRMSKLVLEMMDLGISAFRLRDNSLLAKIYEMEEMVDVLYRKSMRESTQIIPSDSYSDNRCNISAALVLKYLERISDHACYIADSVNYIETGMASPRR; from the coding sequence TTGGTACGATTACTTGATTTGGGGCTAACTAAGGTTAGCAGCATTCTTTTTGACATGGCCAGTTTAGCTGAAGGCACGGTATCCAAGGCTATTACATCCTATAAGGATGATGATAACTCAACAAAAAAACAAATATTTGAGTCGTCTGCAAAATTGAGGTTTCTTCAAGATGAGGTATCAGAATTATGTATAGAACTGATCGCTCGATTCCAGCCTGTGGCAACAGACTTGAGATCCATAAAATCTTGCATGGAGCTATCTTACGTTTTTTCAAGATTTGGCAGATATGCTTATGATATTATTACAGTATTGGAAATTCTAGGGCCCTTAGAATTGTGCGATAAATCTTCAGTAATGCGCATGTCAAAATTAGTTTTAGAGATGATGGATCTTGGGATATCTGCATTCCGATTACGGGATAATTCTCTTTTAGCTAAAATTTATGAAATGGAGGAAATGGTTGATGTGTTGTACAGAAAAAGCATGCGTGAATCAACTCAAATTATCCCATCAGACAGTTATTCCGATAACCGATGCAATATCTCTGCCGCTTTAGTACTGAAATATTTGGAACGCATTTCTGATCATGCATGTTACATTGCAGATTCAGTTAATTATATTGAAACTGGTATGGCTAGTCCAAGAAGATAG
- the pstA gene encoding phosphate ABC transporter permease PstA, whose translation MIKDTKNKDKDYKSIIQEHITKNAPKRKAFNNFMTILLFVFVIVAIIPLCSILVEVFKNGFGALSFDFLFKPPGSIGSGDGGIGPAIQGTLMVVGFATLIGAPVGVLAGVFLSEYSGSSRLFAYFLRLFNDVLTGIPSIVIGIAGYITIVLTLGSFSILAGAFVLSIIMIPIIARVSEETLKLVPNTLREAAYGLGLPKWKVVWHIVIMGSKSGITTGIVLAISRIAGETAPLIMTILGTSLFFSAFNSPVDALPLRIWRLASQPYPSAHEQGWGAALLLILLVLSLSIALRMFAQKRSITFKSVT comes from the coding sequence ATGATCAAAGATACTAAAAATAAAGATAAAGACTACAAATCAATAATTCAAGAACATATTACGAAAAATGCCCCAAAAAGAAAGGCTTTTAATAATTTTATGACCATTTTGCTATTTGTTTTTGTAATAGTTGCGATTATACCTTTGTGCTCTATTTTGGTTGAAGTGTTTAAGAATGGTTTTGGCGCTCTAAGCTTTGATTTTCTATTCAAACCTCCGGGTTCGATAGGTTCAGGAGATGGGGGTATAGGTCCAGCCATTCAAGGAACTTTGATGGTTGTAGGATTTGCTACTTTAATTGGAGCTCCTGTAGGAGTTTTGGCAGGGGTGTTCCTCTCCGAATATTCTGGTTCTAGCAGATTGTTTGCCTATTTCCTTAGACTCTTTAATGATGTGTTGACTGGTATTCCTTCGATTGTGATAGGAATTGCAGGATATATCACAATTGTACTAACCCTGGGCTCCTTTTCAATCCTGGCCGGAGCCTTTGTTTTATCTATAATAATGATTCCCATTATTGCAAGGGTTTCTGAAGAGACATTAAAACTAGTTCCAAACACTCTAAGAGAGGCAGCTTATGGTCTAGGTCTTCCAAAGTGGAAGGTGGTATGGCATATAGTGATAATGGGCTCTAAAAGCGGTATAACAACAGGCATCGTACTTGCCATATCTAGAATCGCTGGCGAAACCGCACCACTAATAATGACTATTTTAGGTACAAGTCTCTTTTTCAGCGCCTTTAATTCCCCTGTTGATGCTTTGCCTTTGAGAATCTGGAGATTGGCTTCGCAGCCATATCCATCAGCTCATGAACAGGGTTGGGGTGCTGCACTGTTGCTCATATTGCTCGTATTGTCATTAAGCATTGCCCTCAGGATGTTTGCACAAAAAAGGAGTATCACGTTTAAATCGGTTACTTGA
- the pstC gene encoding phosphate ABC transporter permease subunit PstC, protein MSLKDSKNTHAELVKKLDLQSRKSIFGDNFFKALVIGASLYTLLMVALVFFALAEGSIPIFLKEGINFVIGTDWNAVDGRESFGALPYIIGTLVSSVIAMAIAVPISVGIAIFITEMIPKKLGTVLSFVVELLAAVPSIIYGLWALFVFRFWIRDFIEEPLHNTLGDFSLFARAPFGLDVFTAGIVLAIMIIPIISAVSREVIKAIPHSQKEAAYALGATRWEMVRTAILPSAKTGLMGASFLGLGRAIGETMLVTLIIGNAIGLAAIPTSLFSQSQTLSSIIANEFNEASNDLHLSALIGLGLVLFVITIFINVVAIYIISKVSKSYSNLRE, encoded by the coding sequence TTGTCTCTAAAAGATTCTAAAAATACTCATGCCGAGCTGGTAAAGAAACTAGATCTGCAATCCAGAAAATCGATTTTTGGAGATAATTTTTTCAAAGCTTTGGTAATTGGGGCATCCCTTTATACTCTGTTGATGGTTGCACTTGTATTTTTTGCCTTAGCGGAGGGCTCTATACCTATTTTTCTTAAAGAAGGCATTAACTTTGTAATTGGAACTGATTGGAATGCTGTTGATGGGCGAGAGTCCTTTGGAGCCTTGCCTTACATAATAGGAACACTTGTTAGCTCAGTAATTGCAATGGCTATTGCGGTTCCTATTAGTGTAGGAATAGCCATATTTATTACAGAAATGATTCCAAAAAAACTGGGAACCGTTTTATCTTTTGTAGTTGAGCTCTTGGCAGCTGTCCCGAGCATCATTTATGGTCTGTGGGCATTATTTGTATTCAGGTTCTGGATTAGAGACTTCATAGAGGAGCCTCTTCATAATACATTAGGAGATTTTTCTCTTTTTGCAAGAGCTCCTTTTGGTTTGGATGTTTTTACGGCAGGAATAGTTCTTGCGATAATGATTATTCCTATAATTTCAGCCGTATCGAGGGAAGTCATTAAGGCTATTCCTCATTCACAGAAAGAAGCTGCGTACGCACTGGGTGCAACACGATGGGAAATGGTCAGAACTGCTATTCTGCCCTCTGCAAAAACTGGTTTGATGGGAGCATCCTTTTTGGGATTGGGGAGAGCGATTGGAGAAACCATGTTAGTTACACTGATTATAGGAAATGCAATTGGTTTGGCTGCTATCCCGACATCTTTGTTTTCACAAAGTCAAACTCTTTCTAGTATTATTGCAAATGAATTTAATGAAGCATCAAACGATCTCCATCTTTCAGCATTAATTGGTTTAGGATTGGTCCTTTTTGTAATTACTATTTTTATAAATGTCGTTGCTATTTATATAATTTCAAAGGTTTCCAAATCCTATTCTAACTTGAGGGAATAA
- the pstB gene encoding phosphate ABC transporter ATP-binding protein PstB: MKSKPERNFDSELKIENPKLSIQSLKAWFSGKLALKDINLDVKENCITALIGPSGCGKTTLLRCINRMHDLTPSATADGKIILDDLNIYDKQTDPVLIKRRMGMVFQKPNPFPTMSIYDNVAAGLKLNGIKDKNLIKEIVHDSLHGAALWEEVKNDLDKPGISLSGGQQQRLCIARALAMQPEILLMDEPTSALDPIASSKIEELMNDLKKNLTVIIVTHNMQQAARVSDYTAFMYLGELIEFGQTDQIFKYPKKELTERYISGKFG, translated from the coding sequence ATCAAATCTAAGCCTGAGCGCAATTTTGATTCAGAACTCAAAATAGAGAATCCTAAACTATCAATCCAATCTTTGAAAGCCTGGTTTAGTGGTAAACTAGCTTTAAAGGATATCAATCTTGATGTTAAGGAAAACTGTATCACCGCATTAATTGGTCCATCTGGATGTGGTAAAACAACACTGTTAAGATGCATTAATAGGATGCATGATTTAACTCCAAGTGCTACTGCTGACGGCAAAATTATTTTAGACGATCTAAATATCTATGATAAACAAACAGACCCTGTCCTTATAAAGCGACGAATGGGGATGGTCTTTCAAAAACCAAATCCTTTTCCTACTATGAGTATATATGACAATGTAGCAGCTGGTTTGAAACTCAATGGTATTAAGGATAAAAATCTGATAAAGGAAATAGTTCACGATAGTTTACACGGAGCTGCATTATGGGAAGAAGTAAAAAATGATCTTGATAAACCAGGGATAAGTTTGTCTGGTGGTCAACAACAAAGACTTTGCATTGCAAGAGCTCTTGCAATGCAACCTGAAATTCTCTTGATGGATGAACCTACTTCTGCTTTAGATCCTATTGCATCTTCAAAAATTGAAGAGTTGATGAATGACCTTAAGAAGAATTTGACTGTAATAATTGTAACTCATAATATGCAACAAGCGGCTCGAGTTTCGGATTATACTGCATTTATGTATTTAGGAGAGTTAATCGAATTCGGTCAAACCGATCAAATATTTAAATATCCAAAAAAAGAGTTAACTGAAAGATATATTTCCGGCAAGTTCGGATAG